In Desulfuromonas sp. KJ2020, a single window of DNA contains:
- a CDS encoding pyridoxine 5'-phosphate synthase, with protein sequence MAKLGVNVDHVATVRQARGTVEPDPVMAAALAELAGAEGITVHLREDRRHIQDRDVEVLRKTVKTRLNLEMAATDEMVAIALKILPDMVTLVPEKREELTTEGGLDVCMNRHLVQKQTGLLRQGGIVVSLFVDPDLEQIKMAHRVGAQYIEIHTGTYCEARLTEGRQKELQKIEQAIRAARKLGLGVNAGHGLDYLNIREVVALGGIEEFNIGHSIVSRAVLVGMERAVREMVALVKGG encoded by the coding sequence GTGGCTAAGCTGGGCGTCAATGTCGATCATGTGGCCACCGTGCGCCAGGCGCGAGGGACTGTCGAACCTGACCCGGTCATGGCTGCCGCGTTGGCGGAATTGGCCGGCGCGGAGGGCATTACCGTTCACCTGCGGGAGGATCGACGTCATATTCAGGACCGTGATGTTGAGGTTCTGCGCAAAACTGTGAAGACTCGCCTCAATCTGGAAATGGCCGCTACCGACGAAATGGTGGCGATCGCCCTTAAAATCCTGCCCGATATGGTGACCCTCGTTCCAGAAAAACGGGAAGAACTTACTACGGAAGGTGGTCTCGATGTCTGCATGAACCGTCATCTGGTGCAGAAACAGACGGGATTGCTGCGCCAGGGGGGCATCGTCGTCAGTCTTTTTGTTGATCCCGATCTCGAGCAGATCAAAATGGCCCATCGCGTCGGTGCCCAGTATATTGAGATCCATACGGGAACCTATTGTGAAGCACGCCTGACGGAGGGTCGCCAGAAGGAGCTGCAGAAGATCGAACAGGCTATCCGTGCGGCACGGAAGCTGGGGCTTGGGGTCAACGCCGGTCATGGTCTTGATTATTTGAACATTCGCGAAGTGGTTGCCCTTGGGGGGATAGAAGAATTCAATATCGGGCACAGTATCGTTTCCAGGGCGGTTCTGGTCGGCATGGAGCGCGCCGTTCGCGAGATGGTGGCCCTGGTCAAAGGGGGCTGA
- the acpS gene encoding holo-ACP synthase: MGIVGVGTDLARIERFRRFVREGKTGIVDRIFTADERRYAFAMKDPSPHLAARFAAKEAFLKALGLGLREGISWQDMSVERDELGKPSMRLQGRAAEIFNARGLSGLHLSYSHDGDYALATVILEKP; the protein is encoded by the coding sequence TTGGGCATTGTCGGCGTAGGGACAGACCTGGCTCGAATAGAGCGTTTTCGCCGCTTTGTGCGGGAGGGGAAAACCGGTATTGTCGACCGGATCTTTACGGCGGACGAAAGGCGTTATGCTTTTGCCATGAAGGACCCTTCACCCCATCTGGCCGCGCGTTTCGCCGCCAAGGAGGCTTTTCTCAAGGCCCTCGGCCTCGGCCTCCGCGAAGGCATTTCCTGGCAGGATATGTCCGTTGAACGGGACGAGCTCGGTAAGCCGTCCATGCGACTCCAGGGGCGAGCGGCAGAGATCTTTAACGCAAGGGGGCTTTCGGGCCTGCATCTTTCTTACAGCCACGACGGTGATTATGCGCTGGCCACGGTTATACTGGAGAAACCATGA